Below is a genomic region from Miscanthus floridulus cultivar M001 chromosome 1, ASM1932011v1, whole genome shotgun sequence.
TGTCGGGTTATTGAAAATCTAAACCTAATGTGACTGAATTTTCCTGTCGACGTCCTCGAATTTTTCCATCGACGTCGTACCAACAAGGAAATTGACGCACCGACAGAATTTCTGGCGGTATACCTACAGAAAAATTAAAATCCTATTTTTCCGGTCGGTATTTGCATTTTTGTGTCGGTTTCGAACCGACAGGGAAATCCTAGTTTCCATTAGTGACCCATCCAGTTTGTATATGCTATATGCTCTTAACAAAGAGAAATAACGctttaaaaaaacaaataaaaaagaaagGCTCACTCAAAAATAGTTCCAATCGAATGGCACCGCACCAATTTACATGTGCATCACATATTTTTCTCTTGTGAGGATAATTGTAGTACATCACATATGGGAGCCTAGCTTAATAACCCTGTGATGATTTTGATCTAACTATTTTCAGACAAGTCTCCAACCCAACAAGGTGTATATATGAAAGCCATACGTCCTATGTTCTCAGGATATTTTGAGGCATAACTCGCCTAAATCTTGGACTTTGGATGTGCTAAAATGATATGCCACGACTCTCGAAGAGCGTAAGAACACAATCTCTTTGGAGGTATGGAATCCAAGTATCAGAGACTCATATGTATTTTCTGTATCGTAGTAATCTTTAATATCCACGGCGTCCTCGTCGTCAGTGTCCCAATCTACATTCTTTTCCTCATCCACTGTCGTATCGCAATAATCTTTAATGTCCATGGCGCTCTCATCATCGTCAGATTCCCAATCTAAATTCCTCAAATTCTTTTCCACCTCCACTACTGGGCCCGGTTTAAATTCTTGGTGTGAGTCATCGTCGTCTTGCAAAATCCAAGGGTTGTCGGTTTGAGCAGCAGGATTGTCCCAGAAATGTGTTATTAAATCATGCAGGTTGATGCCGTGGTTGAATACCCACTGCACCTTGCCATCAGATTCGTCGAGGAACCAAACGAGGACACGACACGTGTCGTTAACGATGTCTAGGTTATTGTGTGTTTTTTTTGGACGGAAGGAGTATATCCCATTCTTCGACTTTCCAAGGTAACCTTTGTAGTCGTCAAGGTAACCTTTGTAGTCTCCACTTGCATAAGCGTCTGTTGGCAGATCAATTACTTGGTACTTATCCTCTGACAAGATTATTCTGCATTCAGTCAAAGCCATTGTCAATAAATAAATTAGTAAAGAACACTTTATATAATACTCCTAAATAGTGATGATAAAAGTCAAAGCAAAAGATAGTGCTTAAGGAACAAGTCATCGACAAACCTCAGAATAAAACGAGTGTTGCAATGCACGTAGAGCACTCCGCGCCAATACGGCGTGGCCATGAACTGTCGCACCATCAGTTATACTCCTCCTCTGAAGCCCCTCATCGTCGCCGTCGTCGAGGGCAAAGCGCCTCTCCTCCCATCTCCCTGTCCTAGACGAGTAGACACCCATGACGTACACCGGCGGCGGCCACTGCAACCCTTCCAATCGTTTGTTGCCCTAGCCGCCATTGAAAGGAGTAGGACGATGCTGCATCGAAATCACCTCGTGTAGTGCGGCGACACATCAGTTGGATCGAACGCAAGGTACGACCAATACAAACCGATGCCCTCGTGGCCCACGGGCAAGACGATGTCGCAGCGAGGCAAGCGCACCGACCGTCTGGTCGCCGGGTTTGCCACGACGGCCTCTTGTTCGTTGTCGTCCTGGAGCAGGAGGAGCCCGTTGCAGCAGTCCTCGATCTCTATGTAGTAGGCGCCGAAGTCGTCCGTCCGCACGAAGCTCTCGAGCCTGCCGGCGACCCTGCGGCTGCGCGCCGTCGATGGCCGGGCGAAGAAGTCCGGGGTCGCCGTGCAGTACGACTCGACGAAGATGCCGCCCACcgtgagagggagaaggtccgGGCGCAGCAGCTGGCGGCAGCGGTCGTAAACGACGGCGCGCCACTCCCTGCACACGCAGCGCGACACGGCGAGGCTGCGCGGCGCCAGGCGGGCTAGGACGTCCGCGAGCACGTCGTCCGCAAGCGGGCGCGGCGGGTCCTCCATCGCGACTATCGACCTGCGTGCGGCGCAATGTACGGGGACACGGAAGGTCCTCTACCTTCTCTGTACGCAAGGAAGGTATACGTCGTGGCCTCGTGGGTGCAGACTGCAGACGCTTCCTAGCAATACCCCGCGTGATAGAAAAGAAATTATCATCCCTTCGATCCCCGTCTACTTTAaatgaaacaaatcgatcacctaagACCACATGCatagaagaaaacaataatcatgcatggaaggaaacaatcatgtatcaaaggaaacaataatcatacatggaaagaaataataatcatgcatggaaggaaacaataatcatataTAGAAGAAAACAATAATTATACATAAAAGAAAACAAtcatgcatgaaagaaaacaataatcatgcatggaagaaaacaatcatgcatggaagaaaaacaataatcatgcataaaAGAAAACAATCA
It encodes:
- the LOC136451983 gene encoding uncharacterized protein — encoded protein: MEDPPRPLADDVLADVLARLAPRSLAVSRCVCREWRAVVYDRCRQLLRPDLLPLTVGGIFVESYCTATPDFFARPSTARSRRVAGRLESFVRTDDFGAYYIEIEDCCNGLLLLQDDNEQEAVVANPATRRSVRLPRCDIVLPVGHEGIGLYWSYLAFDPTDVSPHYTR